The following coding sequences are from one Streptomyces sp. NBC_00536 window:
- the cobT gene encoding nicotinate-nucleotide--dimethylbenzimidazole phosphoribosyltransferase has translation MTTLNLDDFSDLIERPDGGVRRDAEERRERLAVPAGALGRLDELAEWLAAAQGSVPVRPVERPRVVLFAADHGIAAQGVSARPAGSAHLLVRSVLDGTSPVSILAARFGAGLRVVDAGLDCDPALLPEDVVKHRVRRGSGRIDTEDAMTVEEARDAIRLGIAIADEEADSGTDLVVLGDISVGGTTVAATLVAALCGTDASVVTGRGGAPIDDLTWMRKCAAIRDALRRARPVLGDQVALLAAVGGADVAAMTGFLLQCAVRRTPVILDGIVSAACGLVAQRAAFRAPDWWLAGQASGEPGQAKALDRMALNPVLDHGVTVGEGTGALLALPLVQAAAALAADLPERTAEPAGPSPE, from the coding sequence ATGACCACGCTGAATCTCGACGACTTCTCCGATCTGATCGAGCGCCCCGACGGGGGCGTCCGGCGTGACGCCGAGGAGCGCCGCGAGCGGCTGGCGGTGCCCGCCGGGGCGCTCGGGCGGCTCGACGAGCTGGCCGAGTGGCTGGCGGCCGCGCAGGGCTCCGTACCGGTCCGCCCGGTCGAGCGGCCGCGCGTCGTGCTGTTCGCGGCCGACCACGGGATCGCGGCTCAGGGCGTCTCCGCCCGGCCCGCGGGCAGCGCCCACCTGCTGGTGCGGTCCGTGCTCGACGGCACGAGCCCGGTGTCGATCCTGGCCGCCCGCTTCGGCGCGGGGCTGCGGGTCGTCGACGCGGGCCTGGACTGCGATCCGGCCCTGCTGCCGGAGGACGTGGTCAAGCACCGGGTCCGCCGGGGCAGCGGCCGCATCGACACCGAGGACGCGATGACGGTCGAGGAGGCCCGGGACGCCATCCGCCTCGGCATCGCGATCGCCGACGAGGAGGCCGACTCCGGTACGGACCTCGTCGTCCTGGGAGACATCAGCGTCGGCGGGACCACCGTCGCCGCCACCCTCGTCGCCGCGCTGTGCGGCACGGACGCCTCCGTGGTCACCGGGCGCGGCGGCGCGCCCATCGACGACCTGACCTGGATGCGCAAGTGCGCCGCGATCCGTGACGCGCTGCGCCGCGCCCGCCCGGTCCTCGGGGACCAGGTGGCGCTGCTGGCGGCGGTCGGCGGGGCGGACGTCGCCGCGATGACCGGCTTCCTGCTCCAGTGCGCGGTGCGCCGTACGCCGGTGATCCTCGACGGGATCGTCTCGGCGGCCTGCGGTCTGGTGGCCCAGCGGGCCGCCTTCCGGGCCCCGGACTGGTGGCTGGCGGGCCAGGCGAGCGGCGAGCCGGGCCAGGCCAAGGCACTGGACCGGATGGCACTCAACCCGGTGCTCGACCACGGCGTCACAGTGGGAGAAGGAACCGGGGCGTTGCTCGCCCTCCCCCTGGTCCAGGCGGCCGCCGCGCTCGCGGCGGACCTCCCGGAGCGGACGGCCGAACCGGCCGGACCGTCGCCGGAGTAG
- a CDS encoding phosphatidylglycerol lysyltransferase domain-containing protein, producing MGEVRLTSADTDRNTDRGPGGVPSGRKESGTDAAKSGGGRESGRETGRGSARSRRSAAFAVWYLRAVTFVNFLSAVWLSLGQDLRDHNTADFYTPYLLTAGFASGLFSLMLAVTMGRRKRAAWILNLVLSGLLLLAFALVTCTSYYPEFRQHTQNWISLVLTASFVGALLLGRKEFYARGDRSNPKLATVVGAVGLLLTSLVAALLVGATNDAPDQSGVTFLTRWRYGVMRLVTLAPDDQALSGITTPAWVDVFINVMSTVLLLAVLFAAFRSRRAVDPLTEADEEQLRALLAKQGDRDSLGYFALRREKSVIWSPTGKAAVTYRVIGGVSLASGDPIGDPEAWPGAIEPWLAEAREHGWVPAVTGASEEAGTIYARHGLDALELGDEAIVETDEFTLEGRAMRTVRQAFNRVKRAGYEVRIRRHADIPAEEMDVLLRRADDWRDGATERGFSMALGRLGDPADGQCVMLECTDGNGDLRAVLSFVPWGPKGLSLDLMRRDRDSENGLMEFMVIELLERSKEIGVTQVSLNFAMFRSVFERGSKLGAGPVLRMWRSLLSFFSRWWQIESLYRANAKYRPIWEPRFMLFEKSSDLLRIGIAAGRAEGFLEAPGLPKWLHRRHLETKR from the coding sequence ATGGGAGAGGTCCGTTTGACCAGCGCAGACACCGACCGGAACACCGACCGAGGACCCGGCGGCGTACCGAGCGGCAGGAAAGAATCCGGCACTGACGCCGCGAAATCCGGGGGCGGCCGGGAATCCGGCCGGGAGACCGGCAGGGGGAGCGCCCGTTCGCGGCGCAGCGCCGCGTTCGCGGTGTGGTACCTGCGCGCCGTCACCTTCGTCAACTTCCTCAGTGCGGTGTGGCTTTCGCTCGGGCAGGACCTGCGCGACCACAACACCGCCGACTTCTACACGCCGTACCTGCTCACGGCCGGTTTCGCGTCCGGCCTGTTCTCGCTGATGCTCGCGGTGACGATGGGCCGCCGCAAGCGGGCCGCGTGGATCCTCAACCTGGTGCTCAGCGGGCTGCTGTTGCTCGCTTTCGCCCTGGTCACCTGCACCTCGTACTACCCCGAGTTCCGTCAGCACACCCAGAACTGGATCTCGCTGGTCCTGACCGCCTCGTTCGTCGGGGCGCTGCTGCTGGGCCGCAAGGAGTTCTACGCCCGCGGTGACCGCTCCAACCCGAAGCTGGCGACCGTGGTCGGCGCGGTGGGTCTGCTGCTGACCTCGCTGGTCGCGGCGCTGCTGGTGGGGGCGACCAACGACGCTCCGGACCAGTCCGGGGTGACGTTCCTGACCCGCTGGCGCTACGGCGTGATGCGGCTGGTCACCCTGGCCCCCGACGACCAGGCGCTGAGCGGGATCACCACGCCCGCCTGGGTGGACGTCTTCATCAACGTGATGTCGACGGTGCTGCTGCTGGCGGTGTTGTTCGCCGCCTTCCGCTCCCGCCGGGCCGTGGATCCGCTCACCGAGGCGGACGAGGAGCAGCTGCGCGCGCTGCTCGCCAAGCAGGGCGACCGCGATTCGCTGGGCTACTTCGCGCTGCGCCGCGAGAAGAGCGTCATCTGGTCCCCGACCGGCAAGGCCGCGGTCACCTACCGGGTGATCGGCGGGGTCTCGCTGGCCTCCGGCGACCCGATCGGCGACCCCGAGGCGTGGCCCGGGGCGATCGAGCCGTGGCTGGCCGAGGCCCGTGAGCACGGCTGGGTGCCCGCGGTGACGGGCGCGAGCGAGGAAGCGGGCACGATCTACGCCCGCCACGGCCTGGACGCCCTGGAGCTGGGCGACGAGGCGATCGTGGAGACCGACGAGTTCACGCTGGAGGGCCGCGCGATGCGGACCGTCCGGCAGGCCTTCAACCGGGTCAAGCGGGCCGGGTACGAGGTGCGGATCCGGCGGCACGCGGACATTCCGGCCGAGGAGATGGACGTCCTGCTGCGGCGGGCCGACGACTGGCGCGACGGCGCGACCGAGCGCGGTTTCTCGATGGCGCTGGGCCGGCTGGGTGATCCGGCGGACGGCCAGTGCGTGATGCTGGAGTGCACCGACGGCAACGGCGATCTGCGGGCCGTGCTGTCGTTCGTACCGTGGGGACCGAAGGGTCTCTCGCTCGACCTGATGCGCCGTGACCGGGATTCCGAGAACGGCCTGATGGAGTTCATGGTCATCGAACTCCTGGAGCGTTCCAAGGAGATCGGGGTCACCCAGGTCTCGCTGAACTTCGCGATGTTCCGTTCCGTCTTCGAGCGCGGCTCCAAGCTCGGCGCGGGTCCGGTGCTGCGGATGTGGCGCTCGCTGCTCAGCTTCTTCTCGCGGTGGTGGCAGATCGAGTCCCTCTACCGGGCCAACGCCAAATACCGGCCGATCTGGGAACCGCGGTTCATGCTCTTCGAGAAGAGTTCGGATCTGCTGCGGATCGGTATCGCGGCGGGCCGTGCCGAGGGCTTCCTGGAGGCTCCCGGCCTGCCGAAGTGGCTGCACCGCAGACACCTGGAGACGAAGCGTTGA
- a CDS encoding sensor histidine kinase — MRAHPLATDALLALGVFAAMVLGSFADPHGPHGQPTFGTRAPHLLSLVLMVLAAAALVLRRRHPRGVLAATSALALAELVNGEPRAPVAMGAVVALYTLAARTDRPTTWRVGLLTMAGLTGVAMLAGPLPWYAQENLGLFAWTGMAAAAGDAVRSRRAFIDAIRERAERAERTREEEARRRVAEERLRIARDLHDVVAHHIALVNVQAGVAAHVMDKRPDQAKEALAHVREASRSALNELRATVGLLRQSGDPEAPTEPAPGLAVLDALVDTFRHAGLPVDVVVQLGPESGAALPAAVDLAAYRVIQEALTNVRKHAGPGARAEVSVVRVGGSAEVTVLDDGGSGADPSPEPVDPGGGHGLLGMRERAGALGGSCFAGPRYGGGYRVHVILPV, encoded by the coding sequence ATGCGCGCGCACCCGCTCGCCACCGATGCCCTGCTCGCCCTCGGGGTGTTCGCCGCCATGGTCCTCGGGTCGTTCGCCGACCCGCACGGACCGCACGGGCAGCCCACCTTCGGCACCCGCGCCCCCCACCTGCTGTCGCTCGTGCTGATGGTCCTCGCGGCGGCCGCCCTGGTGCTGCGCCGCCGCCACCCGCGCGGCGTGCTCGCCGCGACCAGCGCGCTCGCCCTGGCCGAGCTGGTCAACGGGGAGCCCCGGGCGCCCGTCGCGATGGGCGCGGTCGTCGCCCTCTACACGCTGGCCGCGCGCACCGACCGGCCGACGACCTGGCGCGTCGGCCTGCTCACCATGGCCGGGCTGACCGGCGTGGCGATGCTCGCCGGGCCGCTGCCCTGGTACGCACAGGAGAACCTCGGGCTGTTCGCCTGGACCGGGATGGCCGCGGCGGCCGGGGACGCCGTCCGCAGCCGCCGCGCCTTCATCGACGCGATCCGGGAACGGGCCGAGCGCGCGGAGCGCACCCGCGAGGAGGAGGCCCGGCGCCGGGTCGCCGAGGAGCGGCTGCGGATCGCCCGCGACCTCCACGACGTGGTGGCGCACCACATCGCGCTGGTCAACGTGCAGGCCGGGGTGGCCGCGCACGTCATGGACAAGCGCCCGGACCAGGCGAAGGAGGCCCTCGCGCACGTCCGCGAGGCCAGCCGCTCCGCCCTGAACGAGCTGCGGGCCACCGTCGGGCTGCTGCGCCAGTCCGGTGACCCGGAGGCCCCGACCGAGCCCGCGCCGGGACTCGCCGTCCTGGACGCGCTGGTGGACACCTTCCGCCATGCCGGGCTGCCGGTGGACGTGGTCGTCCAGCTGGGCCCGGAGAGCGGGGCGGCGCTGCCCGCCGCCGTGGACCTGGCCGCGTACCGGGTGATCCAGGAAGCGCTGACGAACGTGCGCAAACACGCGGGTCCCGGGGCCCGCGCCGAGGTCAGCGTGGTCCGGGTCGGCGGGTCGGCCGAGGTCACGGTGCTCGACGACGGCGGCTCCGGCGCGGACCCCTCGCCGGAGCCGGTGGACCCGGGCGGCGGTCACGGCCTGCTCGGCATGCGCGAACGGGCGGGGGCGCTGGGCGGCTCCTGCTTCGCCGGACCGCGCTACGGCGGCGGCTACCGGGTGCATGTGATCTTGCCAGTGTGA
- a CDS encoding endo alpha-1,4 polygalactosaminidase encodes MRRTPARGQRGPRGRLLLWLLPMLLLAACTAGPDDDGDDNGPGPGPAPTRAPGERWQPGPGLGWQWQLTGKLDTSVNAPVYDVDGFTTTKEQVAGLKKDGREVICYLSTGAWEDFRPDAGDFPKEMLGKGNGWEGERWLDLRRLTELEPLIAKRFDMCRDKGFDAVEPDNMDGYRNTSGFPLTADDQLRYNRLVAKLAHDRGLAVGLKNDLDQIPQLVGDFDFAVNEQCAQYGECERLTPFVAAGKAVFHVEYELPLGRFCARSKELGLSSLQKKYELDAWRKAC; translated from the coding sequence ATGAGGAGAACGCCCGCACGGGGACAGCGGGGACCGCGGGGACGGCTGCTGCTCTGGCTGCTGCCGATGCTGCTGCTCGCGGCCTGTACGGCGGGCCCGGACGACGACGGGGACGACAACGGCCCGGGCCCGGGTCCGGCGCCCACCCGGGCGCCTGGGGAGCGCTGGCAGCCGGGGCCCGGCCTCGGCTGGCAGTGGCAGCTCACCGGGAAGCTGGACACCTCGGTGAACGCGCCGGTCTACGACGTGGACGGGTTCACCACCACCAAGGAGCAGGTCGCGGGCCTGAAGAAGGACGGCCGGGAGGTGATCTGCTACCTGTCGACCGGCGCGTGGGAGGACTTCCGGCCGGACGCGGGCGACTTCCCGAAGGAGATGCTCGGCAAGGGCAACGGCTGGGAGGGCGAGCGCTGGCTGGACCTGCGGCGGCTGACCGAACTGGAACCGCTGATCGCGAAACGGTTCGACATGTGCCGGGACAAGGGCTTCGACGCGGTGGAACCCGACAACATGGACGGCTACCGCAACACCTCGGGCTTCCCGCTGACCGCCGACGACCAGCTGCGCTACAACCGGCTGGTCGCGAAGCTCGCGCACGACCGGGGGCTGGCGGTCGGCCTCAAGAACGACCTGGACCAGATCCCGCAGCTGGTTGGCGACTTCGACTTCGCGGTCAACGAGCAGTGCGCGCAGTACGGGGAGTGCGAGCGGCTGACCCCGTTCGTCGCGGCGGGCAAGGCGGTCTTCCACGTGGAGTACGAGCTGCCGCTCGGCCGGTTCTGCGCCCGCTCCAAGGAGCTGGGGCTCAGCTCGCTGCAGAAGAAGTACGAGCTGGACGCCTGGCGCAAGGCCTGCTGA
- a CDS encoding spherulation-specific family 4 protein, protein MTTRESKDHMLLVPLYEHPADRPEAWETLIRSAGRLHSVVLNPDSGPGAAPDERFAAVAERLRAAGVPVLGYADTDYGRRPHAAVVQDLLRHRDWYGTDGAFLDQAAADGDQLGHYRRLAVASRAAGARTLVLNHGVHPHPGYAELADLLVTFEGPWDAYRDAAAAPPWTADHPAQRFCHLVYAVPPGAPTAELAAQRGAAVHCAVPGTGAHPWGTLPYALEAAG, encoded by the coding sequence ATGACGACCAGAGAATCGAAGGACCACATGCTGCTGGTGCCCCTGTACGAGCACCCCGCCGACCGGCCCGAGGCCTGGGAGACCCTGATCCGGTCCGCCGGCCGCCTGCACTCGGTGGTGCTCAATCCCGACAGCGGCCCGGGCGCCGCTCCCGACGAGCGGTTCGCCGCCGTCGCGGAGCGGCTGCGCGCCGCGGGCGTGCCCGTCCTCGGCTACGCCGACACCGACTACGGGCGGCGCCCGCACGCGGCCGTCGTCCAGGACCTGCTGCGCCACCGCGACTGGTACGGCACCGACGGCGCCTTCCTCGACCAGGCCGCCGCCGACGGGGACCAACTGGGGCACTACCGGCGGCTCGCCGTCGCGTCCCGGGCCGCGGGCGCCCGTACGCTCGTACTCAACCACGGCGTGCACCCGCACCCCGGGTACGCCGAACTCGCGGATCTGCTGGTCACCTTCGAGGGCCCGTGGGACGCCTACCGCGACGCGGCGGCGGCCCCGCCGTGGACCGCCGACCATCCCGCGCAGCGGTTCTGCCACCTGGTGTACGCGGTCCCGCCGGGCGCGCCCACCGCCGAACTGGCCGCGCAGCGCGGGGCGGCGGTGCACTGCGCGGTCCCGGGCACCGGTGCGCACCCGTGGGGGACCCTGCCGTACGCGCTGGAGGCCGCCGGATGA
- the pelF gene encoding GT4 family glycosyltransferase PelF — translation MSHGRHVTMLTEGTYPHVHGGVSTWCDQLVRGMPEVDFNVIALTGSGREPVTWELPRNVYRHTAVPLWGPAPGRGRRWALRGKAHRRFTETYEQFLLSLLDPAPGPGNAAFSAALHELALHARAGRLATALRSESVLRTLMAVWTRPELPTAGAAPTIHDALTATDLLEHALRPLAVRIPPDSVAHAVSSGLATLPALAAKRLDGVPFLLTEHGIYLRERYLGYRTAAQRWPVKALMLGFYRELNGEGYRQSDLITPCNQYNRRWEERGGAPSEKIRTVYNGVDPHAFPEAGPEPAVPTLSWCGRIDPIKDLETLIRSYAFMREELPALRLRLFGPVPAGCEDYRLRLEKLAAELGVTDGISYEGRIEEVAKAYAAGSIVMLSSISEGFPFSIIEAMSCGRTTVSTDVGGVREAVGDTGLVVPPREPELMAKATLALLRDDARRAELGRMARKRVVEKFTLHQSVDGFRHIYRELAGQPVLPVHAGDDWTQRLADPWYRELAADGSLW, via the coding sequence ATGAGCCATGGGCGTCATGTCACCATGCTCACCGAAGGCACCTATCCGCATGTTCACGGGGGCGTCAGCACCTGGTGCGACCAGCTGGTCCGCGGCATGCCCGAAGTCGACTTCAACGTCATAGCCCTCACCGGCTCGGGTCGCGAGCCGGTCACCTGGGAACTGCCGCGCAACGTCTACCGGCACACCGCCGTGCCGCTCTGGGGACCGGCGCCCGGCCGCGGCCGCCGCTGGGCCCTGCGCGGCAAGGCCCACCGCCGCTTCACCGAGACCTACGAACAGTTCCTGCTCTCCCTGCTCGACCCGGCGCCCGGCCCCGGCAACGCGGCCTTCTCCGCCGCCCTGCACGAACTCGCCCTGCACGCCCGGGCCGGCCGCCTCGCCACGGCCCTGCGCTCCGAATCGGTCCTGCGCACACTCATGGCCGTGTGGACCCGCCCGGAGCTGCCCACCGCGGGCGCGGCCCCCACCATCCACGACGCGCTCACCGCGACCGACCTGCTGGAACACGCGCTGCGCCCGCTCGCCGTCCGGATCCCGCCCGACAGCGTCGCGCACGCCGTCAGCAGCGGCCTCGCCACCCTCCCGGCGCTCGCCGCCAAACGCCTCGACGGCGTCCCGTTCCTCCTCACCGAGCACGGCATCTACCTGCGCGAGCGCTACCTCGGCTACCGCACCGCCGCCCAGCGCTGGCCCGTCAAGGCCCTCATGCTCGGCTTCTACCGCGAGCTGAACGGCGAGGGGTACCGCCAGTCAGACCTGATCACCCCGTGCAACCAGTACAACCGGCGCTGGGAGGAGCGCGGCGGGGCGCCCTCCGAGAAGATCCGTACGGTCTACAACGGCGTCGACCCGCACGCCTTCCCCGAGGCCGGGCCCGAACCCGCGGTCCCCACCCTCAGCTGGTGCGGACGCATCGACCCGATCAAGGACCTCGAAACCCTCATCCGCTCCTACGCGTTCATGCGCGAGGAGCTGCCCGCCCTGCGGCTGCGCCTCTTCGGGCCGGTCCCCGCGGGCTGCGAGGACTACCGGCTGCGCCTGGAGAAGCTCGCCGCCGAACTCGGGGTCACCGACGGGATCAGCTACGAGGGCCGCATCGAAGAGGTCGCCAAGGCCTACGCGGCGGGCAGCATCGTGATGCTCTCCAGCATCAGCGAGGGCTTCCCCTTCAGCATCATCGAGGCCATGTCCTGCGGGCGCACCACCGTCTCCACCGATGTCGGCGGGGTCCGCGAGGCCGTCGGGGACACCGGGCTCGTCGTCCCGCCCCGCGAACCCGAGCTGATGGCCAAGGCCACCCTCGCGCTGCTGCGCGACGACGCCCGCCGCGCGGAACTCGGCCGGATGGCGCGCAAACGCGTGGTGGAGAAGTTCACCCTCCACCAGTCCGTGGACGGCTTCCGGCACATCTACCGGGAACTCGCCGGACAGCCCGTGCTGCCCGTCCACGCGGGCGACGACTGGACCCAGCGCCTCGCCGACCCCTGGTACCGCGAACTCGCCGCCGACGGGAGCCTGTGGTGA
- a CDS encoding leucyl aminopeptidase: MTALTLSTAGAATLRADALVVGVAKGPKGPVVAAGAEAVDKAFDGKLGAVLEALGATGAEGETTKLPAPAGLKVPVVLAVGLGSVPDTDESYDEEALRRASGAAARALHGTKKAAFALPLDDASAVTAVAEGALLGAYAFTVYQGGENKVAKSGSKNGGPKQPLAEVALLGAKPRDKEHKAAAERAAIVAAEVNIARDLINTPPNDLTPEAFAAVASAAAKENGIKVQVLDEKALLKGGFGGIMGVGKGSENLPRLVKLSYTHAKAEKTLAFVGKGITYDSGGISLKPAGHNETMKCDMAGAAAVFAAVVAVAKLGLQVNVTGWLALAENMPSGSATKPGDVLRMYSGKTVEVLNTDAEGRLVLGDALTKASEENPDAIVDVATLTGAMVLALGDRTFGIMANDDAFRTSIHEIAEEVGEASWPMPLPEDLRKTMDSPTADIANMGVRMGGGLVAGLFLQEFVGEGITWAHLDIAGPAFHEGAPFGYTPKGGTGSAVRTLVRLAERTATGDLG; this comes from the coding sequence GTGACTGCTCTGACTCTCAGCACTGCCGGCGCGGCGACGCTGCGCGCCGACGCCCTCGTGGTCGGCGTGGCGAAGGGCCCCAAGGGCCCCGTAGTCGCCGCCGGCGCCGAGGCCGTGGACAAGGCGTTCGACGGAAAGCTGGGCGCCGTGCTCGAAGCCCTCGGTGCCACCGGCGCCGAAGGCGAGACCACCAAGCTGCCCGCCCCGGCCGGCCTGAAGGTCCCGGTCGTGCTGGCGGTCGGGCTCGGCTCGGTCCCGGACACGGACGAGTCCTACGACGAGGAGGCGCTGCGCCGCGCTTCCGGCGCCGCGGCCCGCGCGCTGCACGGCACCAAGAAGGCCGCCTTCGCACTGCCCCTGGACGACGCCTCCGCCGTGACCGCGGTCGCCGAGGGCGCGCTGCTGGGCGCGTACGCCTTCACCGTCTACCAGGGCGGCGAGAACAAGGTCGCCAAGAGCGGCTCCAAGAACGGGGGCCCGAAGCAGCCCCTCGCCGAGGTGGCCCTGCTCGGCGCCAAGCCGCGCGACAAGGAGCACAAGGCCGCGGCCGAGCGCGCCGCCATCGTCGCGGCCGAGGTCAACATCGCCCGTGACCTGATCAACACCCCGCCGAACGACCTGACCCCCGAGGCCTTCGCCGCGGTCGCCTCCGCGGCCGCGAAGGAGAACGGCATCAAGGTCCAGGTCCTGGACGAGAAGGCGCTCCTCAAGGGCGGCTTCGGCGGCATCATGGGCGTCGGCAAGGGCTCCGAGAACCTGCCGCGCCTGGTGAAGCTCTCCTACACCCACGCCAAGGCGGAGAAGACCCTCGCCTTCGTCGGCAAGGGCATCACCTACGACTCGGGCGGCATCTCCCTCAAGCCGGCCGGTCACAACGAGACGATGAAGTGCGACATGGCCGGCGCCGCCGCCGTCTTCGCCGCCGTCGTCGCCGTGGCCAAGCTGGGCCTCCAGGTCAATGTCACCGGCTGGCTCGCGCTCGCCGAGAACATGCCCTCCGGCTCCGCCACCAAGCCCGGTGACGTCCTGCGCATGTACAGCGGCAAGACCGTCGAGGTCCTCAACACGGACGCCGAGGGCCGTCTGGTCCTGGGCGACGCCCTGACCAAGGCCTCCGAGGAGAACCCGGACGCGATCGTCGACGTCGCGACCCTGACCGGCGCGATGGTGCTGGCCCTGGGCGACCGGACCTTCGGCATCATGGCCAACGACGACGCCTTCCGCACCTCGATCCACGAGATCGCCGAGGAGGTCGGCGAGGCCTCCTGGCCGATGCCGCTCCCCGAGGACCTGCGCAAGACCATGGACTCCCCCACCGCCGACATCGCCAACATGGGTGTCCGCATGGGCGGCGGCCTGGTGGCCGGCCTCTTCCTCCAGGAGTTCGTGGGCGAGGGCATCACCTGGGCGCACCTGGACATCGCGGGTCCGGCCTTCCACGAGGGCGCCCCGTTCGGCTACACCCCGAAGGGCGGCACCGGCTCCGCCGTCCGCACCCTGGTGCGGCTGGCCGAGCGTACGGCCACGGGCGACCTGGGCTGA
- the lpdA gene encoding dihydrolipoyl dehydrogenase, with protein MANDASTVFDLVILGGGSGGYAAALRASQLGLDVALIEKNKLGGTCLHNGCIPTKALLHAGEVADQAREAGQFGVKATFEGIDIAGVHKYKDEVISGLYKGLQGLVASRKVTYIEGEGRLSSPTSVDVNGQRVQGRHVLLATGSVPKSLPGLEIDGNRIISSDHALVLDRVPESAIILGGGVIGVEFASAWKSFGTDVTVVEGLKHLVPVEDENSSKILERAFRKRGIKFNLGTFFQKAEYTETGVRVTLADGKTFDAEVLLVAIGRGPVSQGLGYEEQGVAMDRGYVLVDEYMQTNVPTISAVGDLVPTLQLAHVGFAEGILVAERLAGLKTVPIDYDGVPRVTYCHPEVASVGITEAKAKEIYGADKVVALKYNLAGNGKSKILKTAGEIKLVQVKDGAVVGVHMVGDRMGEQVGEAQLIYNWEALPAEVAQLIHAHPTQNEALGEAHLALAGKPLHSHD; from the coding sequence GTGGCGAACGACGCCAGCACCGTTTTCGACCTAGTGATCCTCGGCGGTGGCAGTGGCGGTTACGCCGCGGCGCTGCGGGCCTCCCAGCTGGGTCTCGACGTTGCCCTGATCGAGAAGAACAAGCTCGGTGGCACCTGCCTGCACAACGGATGCATCCCCACGAAGGCTCTGCTGCACGCGGGCGAGGTCGCTGACCAGGCTCGCGAAGCGGGTCAGTTCGGTGTCAAGGCCACCTTCGAGGGCATCGACATCGCCGGTGTCCACAAGTACAAGGACGAGGTCATCTCGGGCCTGTACAAGGGTCTGCAGGGCCTGGTCGCCTCGCGCAAGGTGACCTACATCGAGGGAGAGGGCCGCCTCTCCTCCCCGACTTCCGTCGACGTGAACGGCCAGCGTGTGCAGGGCCGCCACGTCCTGCTGGCGACCGGCTCCGTGCCGAAGTCGCTGCCGGGCCTGGAGATCGACGGCAACCGCATCATCTCCTCGGACCACGCGCTGGTCCTGGACCGCGTGCCCGAGTCCGCGATCATCCTGGGCGGCGGCGTCATCGGCGTCGAGTTCGCCTCGGCGTGGAAGTCCTTCGGCACCGACGTCACCGTCGTCGAGGGCCTCAAGCACCTCGTCCCGGTCGAGGACGAGAACAGCTCGAAGATCCTGGAGCGCGCGTTCCGCAAGCGCGGCATCAAGTTCAACCTCGGCACCTTCTTCCAGAAGGCCGAGTACACCGAGACCGGCGTGCGCGTCACGCTGGCCGACGGCAAGACCTTCGACGCCGAGGTGCTGCTGGTCGCCATCGGCCGCGGCCCGGTCTCGCAGGGTCTGGGCTACGAGGAGCAGGGCGTCGCGATGGACCGCGGCTACGTCCTGGTCGACGAGTACATGCAGACCAACGTGCCGACCATCTCGGCCGTCGGTGACCTCGTCCCGACCCTCCAGCTCGCGCACGTCGGCTTCGCCGAGGGCATCCTGGTGGCGGAGCGTCTGGCCGGTCTCAAGACCGTCCCGATCGACTACGACGGTGTGCCGCGCGTCACGTACTGCCACCCCGAGGTCGCGTCCGTCGGCATCACCGAGGCCAAGGCCAAGGAGATCTACGGCGCGGACAAGGTCGTGGCCCTCAAGTACAACCTCGCGGGCAACGGCAAGAGCAAGATCCTGAAGACCGCGGGCGAGATCAAGCTCGTCCAGGTCAAGGACGGTGCCGTGGTCGGCGTCCACATGGTCGGCGACCGGATGGGCGAGCAGGTCGGCGAGGCCCAGCTGATTTACAACTGGGAGGCTCTGCCGGCCGAGGTCGCGCAGCTCATCCACGCGCACCCGACCCAGAATGAAGCGCTCGGCGAGGCCCACCTGGCCCTGGCCGGCAAGCCGCTTCACTCCCACGACTAA